The following DNA comes from Chryseobacterium gallinarum.
GCAATTACAAATTGCACCGATAGTAAAAGTAAGATTCAATAAATTTATGGTCGGCGCTACCTATAACCTTGGATTGTCTGATATTCAGAAGTATGGAGGAAACAGCTTTATGCTGAGCCTTGGCTATAACTTCGATAACTTCATTAATGCAAGAGGATTTAGATATTAATCAATTTAATTTAAATAAATTTGAGCTCTGAAATTTTCAGAGCTTTTTTTATGATATATATTCACATCCCTTTTTGTAAACAGAAATGCAGCTATTGCAACTTTCATTTTTCCACATCCCTGAATTTTAAGGATGAAATGCTCCGGGCAATGAAAGCCGAAATCCAGCTCAGGAAAGATGAGCTGCACAACAAGACATTGAAATCTTTATATTTTGGCGGCGGAACTCCTTCTATTCTTTCTGTGGATGAAATTAGTGCTCTGGTTGATGAAGTTTTGCGCTATTTCAGTTTTGAAAAAGATATTGAAATCACTCTGGAAGCCAATCCTGATGATCTGGATAAACATTTTTTAAAGCAGCTAGCGGCAACACCCGTTAATCGTTTATCCATTGGGACACAGAGCTTTTTTGAAGCTGATCTGAAACTGATGAACCGTGCTCATAATGCCTCAGAAGCAGAAAGCTCTATTAAAAGAGCTCAGGATTCCGGATTTGAAAACCTGAGTATTGATCTTATCTATGGTTCGCCTACTTCGAATCTTGAAATATGGAAAGAAAATTTACGTAAGACTATTGATCTTGAAGTTCCCCATATTTCCTCATATGCTTTGACGGTGGAACCTAAAACGGCTTTGGAGAACTGGATCTCAAAAGGAAAAGTGATGAGCCCGAAAGAGGAAGAGCAAAATAGAGAGTTTTATTACTTATCAGATTTTTTAAAAGAGCATGGTTTTGAGCATTATGAAGTTTCAAATTTTGCAAAGCCGGGGTTCTATTCAAAACACAATTCTGCTTACTGGAAATACCAGGAATATTTA
Coding sequences within:
- the hemW gene encoding radical SAM family heme chaperone HemW, translating into MIYIHIPFCKQKCSYCNFHFSTSLNFKDEMLRAMKAEIQLRKDELHNKTLKSLYFGGGTPSILSVDEISALVDEVLRYFSFEKDIEITLEANPDDLDKHFLKQLAATPVNRLSIGTQSFFEADLKLMNRAHNASEAESSIKRAQDSGFENLSIDLIYGSPTSNLEIWKENLRKTIDLEVPHISSYALTVEPKTALENWISKGKVMSPKEEEQNREFYYLSDFLKEHGFEHYEVSNFAKPGFYSKHNSAYWKYQEYLGIGPSAHSYNGFDVRSWNVANNQQYIKKLSDKILAKEEEFLSQEDQFNEMIMIGLRTMWGVDLSHVKNKFSDALQEHFQKEIKAKIEEGILVIENDHLKIPEEHWFMADGIASDLFVV